The DNA segment taagtcaaagtaaaacttaattttacttgacattgtgtattttattgaaaatctagTTGCGAATGCCCATACCTGTCCAAACTTGTTTTAGATTATGCTTTACAACCTGTTGTAGATAAGGTTTTGAACCCTTTACAGTGAGTAAGCATTTTTCAGAGTCATGTGAGACTTAACCTAATTAgtggtagaaaaaaacaaacttaaacctaAATTCTAAAGCTATTTGCTTCCTGTGGTTAATTGTAAACTGCAGGAGAAATGGATCTaaggtgttaatttttttcgtttgccctaattttggttgctcatGTGATTTTTTGGGGTTTGAAAACTAGACTATCTGtatcttaaaatcaaaaaataaatagaaatcaagtCATATGAAAGTTCCCAAAGCGTAATTCATGGGTCACTTAAAGTCTAagcaaaaaagtaaatcaaaaataaaataaaatcaaaatgacacactAATGCCTGGGGGGGCTGATCTGGAGGGGAGGAAATAGGAAAGCAGGTTAAATAGAGGTGACAAAAATGTGGTGTGCAGCAACAAAATGaagctaaataaaattgtgaaacgTAGAAGCGTGAGCTTGTAAACAAGGTTGTGAGCGTCTTAAAAAGTAAGTGTTAACAATAGTATGTAATATTAACACGCCTAAAAGGGGGTTAGGTGGGTTATAAACTTACAAAGACTACAAGTGATGAAGTTTATGTCTGGTCCTGAGGTCCCTTTTAAGTGAGTTAGTTTCGTATAAAAGGTTTTTAAGCAAAGCAATGTTCTGTCACAGATCTGAGTGCTATAGACAATATTGTATAGggcctttttatgtaaataaacgtGGCGTTAGGCTGTTAAATGTGCTGGTTATAGGATGGTTACATAGCAATAATTACTATATTTGCCTTCTGggcaaaaattttaatgaaattagtgtACGCTGGGTGAATAAATTAAGCTAGAATGTTGAGCTGTTAATTGAAAATCCCAGTAATTTGCTTAGGGTATAAGATTCTTATTCTCAAGCCAGATAGCCTGTCTCTTAAGTTGTGTTTAGTTGctaatgttaatataactgagAGCTACAAATTCTTCCTAGCTTAGTTGTACGTGGGGGGATGGCCCAGTTGCTTTGATGAAGCTAAGCTCAAAAGTAGTTTATTGCTCTGAGGTGTTATAAAGAAGTATTATAGTACGTAGGACTTTGAttcctaaagaaaaagttaaagcttttctttataaacaatttaagaggAGTTAATTAGTTTTAGGCTCATCTCACTGAggttttttagaatttatcttTCTAAAGAAATGCACACGATTGCCTCATAAAAAGCTTACTTGAAGTAAAGTGgggcaaataaattttagtacttCTTGCATAAGGGTAAAGCGAAGAGGCCTGTGTGTAAAAGAAGAGCAACAAGACCCTGCgaagctttattttaattgaagtttttgGGTTTGTTAACCCAAAAGCTTATGCATAGCTTTAAGGTCTCTTTTAAGCGAGCGAGTTTTTAGCTAAAGCAATACTTTGTGACGGATCTGTAATgacataaataatattgtataataggctgattaacttataaaaagggttctttttatgtaaatgagtGTGTTGCTTAGTGATAGATTGTTGAATGTGTTGGGCACTAGAGAGGCTGTATGAGAGTGGCTTAGGCAGGGGTTTGCTGCAAAAAAAGGCTTACTGTTAAGGGGTGTgtgagatggttttttttcatataaaaactgagTGTTTAGAATAGACGTTGGAGGAGGGGACTTATGTCAGGGCGGAGGGGGTGACACTGTTAGGGTGCTCCCATTACCTGAAACTATTTCAGCTGTTGGAGATGCTGTTGTGAATGGTGTCGCTGAAGTTGTTCCTGATAATCAGGAGGAAGGGGGCCCCCATGCTGAGGGTGGCTATGTTCCTTTAGAAGAACAAATAGCTGTTGTGGAGCCTGAAGTCCCAGCTAATGTCTGTCAGCCAGTCGAGCAGAGAAATGTGGTTGTAAGTGAAGAAGACAGTGTTCCTGATGTTAGTAAAGACGGGGTCAGTAGTTATTAATGCTCATAGTTAAAGTTTATTGGTGTATTaatagttataatttattaaaataatccatAAGATAAGCAAAATTACAGTTAATTCGTTTATTGTTAGGCTGTTATGGTCTATTTAAAAACTGGTCAATACGGGTCTCCTTACACCTAATTAACTTGGTTTTAGTGTATGCTTGAAAGGCTACAAAGCCTTTGCGGGGAGTAAGCATTCTTCAGGACCACATGAGATTCAACCTAATTATTGGCAGAGAAAGTGGTGAATTTGACCCTTAAATTCTAAGTTACTTGGGCTCTATAGCTAATTGTAAGCTGTAGGATAATGGGGATTTGAGACGTTTATTTCCTCATTTACCCCAGCTCTGGTTGCTCATGTGGTTTTCGGTTCGAAAACGAGGCgtgtatcttaaaaataaaaaaatttttgaAGCGTAAGTTGTTGGTCGCTTTAagtctaattaaaaataaagtaaaaatggaGCAAAAACAAAGTTGGACACTTAACACTTTGGGTGTCTTCAGAGgtgtaaaaaggggggtccaagcTTATGTGTACTCATAAAAAAATGCGGTGTGCGGGGGGTTTGTgcctgtatatataacaaaaattcatgAGGTGGCCGAGGAAGAGGTGGTGAGCTGTAAACTCATAAACAAGGTGTAGGCCTTTCTTATGAGATGGTTGGTAACAATACTGTGAATAATATTAACACGCCTAAGAGGGTTGGTCCGTGACGAAGTACTAATAAGTTGGTGAAGATTATGAATGACAGGTTCTATGATTTGCCTTGTCCTGTAAACTTAAACGCTTGGTGAAGGTTTGGCTCTATACTAGGCTTGTGCCTAATTATCCAACTTCTAAGGGGTCTTTTATTGTCAACTCATTATACTGCTCATGAAGACATGGCATTCGATTCTGTAGTACATATTATGCGTAATGTGGAAAAAGGATGAATGTTGCGTAATATTCATGCAAATGGGTCCTCTAtgttttttatctgtatttatgcGCACATTGCTCGTGGGCTGTATTATGGGTCTTATTTAGATAAGACAGTGTGGTATTTTGgggtgcatttgtttttgttactaTGGCGGAGGCTTTCCTCGGTTACACTTTGCCTTGGGGGCAAATGTCATATTGGGGGGCTACTGTTATTACTAATATACTTAGAGTGATCCCCGTAGTAGGAGAGAGTATGCTCCGCTATGTATGAGGGGGTTGGACCGTGTGTAATGCAACTCTAAAGCGGTTTTATACTTTACACTTTCTCTTACCGTTTGTGATAGTGgcggttgtttttttacacctgttttttttacatgagaaAGGGAGTAATAACCCTTTGGGTATTGAAAGAGGTACTATGTGTGTGCCCTTCCACCCCTTCTATACTATTAAAGATCTTTTTGGTTATGTTTGCTTtaggttcttttttatatatttagtgtgTGTGGATCCTGAGCTGTTAGGGAATCATTTAAACTATTGGCCTGCTAATCCTATAAAAACGCCAATCCATGTTCAGCCTGAGTGGTATTTTATGTTTGCTTATGCAATCCTTCGTTCAATTCCTCATAAAGCGGGGGgggtatatgttatgtttttgtcgATTGTAGTATTATACCTAATTCCTAGTCTTCACAGAGGTAAGTATCGAAGTTTATGTTTTTACCCCGTTTAATCAAGTAGTGTTTTGAGTGTTGGTTGGTAGGTTTATTAGGTTAACATGGATTGGTGCTCGCCCAGTGCGGGAGCCTTATATCATTTTGGGGCAGTGTCTTTCAGTCATTTATTTCTCTAGGTTGTTATTAAACCCTCTTTCTTTGTGGGTGTGGGACAAGCTGCTTGAATACCCTAAATTCTGTAGGAGTCGTCCTGTAGACCTGAaatggtttaagtttttagcttatttcaagttattaaaattagtaaatcgCGAAAGTAGCGCACGTGAGTGGGCTAAtaagtgtagaaaaatataaatatgtctttttacGGGAGTCGATATTTTGGTGATATTGTCCATGGGGAACTAGGGAAAGACCTGTTCCGGTACCATGGTTTTGTGATGATAGTAGCAGTGGCTGTGTtggtctttgttatatatataggatGCGTAATCCTTCTTACTAAATTTTCTTATCGCCATTTCTTGAACCGTCAACGATTAGAATTTTGATGGACTATTGTGCCAATGTTGATGTTAGTAGGGTTGTGGTTTCCTTCTATAATTAACCTATATTATATAGAAGAAGTAAAACGGCCCCGGTGAAATTTTAAGGCGATTGGGAAACAATGGTACTGATCTTACGAATTTTGTCGCAATTTAGACACTCCAAGCTCTAGAGAAAGCGCTGAAAGAATTTCGTGTTATACAATTGATTCTTACATAGAAGACCAGCAGGAGACATTTAGAAAAGGAGGGTATCGTTTGTTGGATGTTGATAACCGGATGGTGGCTCCAGCAGATGTGCAAATAACTGCTTTTGTAAGAAGGTCTGATGTGCTCCATTCGTTTGCACTCCCTAAGTTACTAATTAAAGTAGATGCCATCCCAGGTCGAATTAATCGGCTTCCTATAAAAGCTTCCCAGTGTAGAATTATTTACGGGCAGTGTTCTGAAATTTGCGGGGTTAACCATAGATTTATACCGATTGTGATTGAGTTTATTCCtgagaaatattttgtcatatggTTGGAAGctcttaactaaaataaaaaataagctaaagcttttaagaagcgttaaacttttaatttaatgaacttGTACAATGGGCAAGTAGCTTTTAGTGATAAGGTGGTCTAATATTAGGATATAGGGCTCATGCCCCTAAGGCGCCGTGAGTAGTGGCTCTTATCTTTGTGAGAGCTGGCAGAGCTAATGCGTTTGATTTAGGATCAATTCATAAGTATATATACTTGCTTTCATGGCACAAGCTGGCAGACCTAATGCATACGATTTAAGCTCGTCTTATAAGATATACTCTTGTTTGTGTGTGAATTACAAAGCTAAGCCCAGTCTCATTATGGTTAGTGTCGAGTGTCTATTTAAGACTCTAAGGAGAGTAGCTGTTTTCTTTGGAGCCTCTATCCTATTAAGCCTTTGTCAAGTGTCAGCGGACTCTTTTACTCCCTTGGGGTCGACTAAGGCTGCACTGGTGGACTGAGTAGGCGTGGTTGTTGGTGTTATCCCTTTTGTAGGGGTGCTTCTCGCTGTGGGCTTCTATACTTTGTTGGAACGTAAAATTTTGGCTATCATTATAATCCGAAAGGGTCCATCCAAGGTGAGTTATATAGGGATCTTGCAGCCTTTTAGTGACGCAGGTAAGTTGTTATGTAAAGAGTTTATTGTGCCTACACGTGCTAACGTAGGGCCCTTCATTTTGGCTCCTGCACTAATATTAACTATCAGTTTACTTGGATGGCTTTTATACCCGTATAAGTCGGCTGAAGTGTTTTATGTTTTCGGGGTGATTCTGTTTATAGTTATTACTAGAGTCAGGGTTTACGGGGTAATAATATCCGGATGGGCTTCTAACTCTAAATACTCTTTGCTAGGTGCAGTTCGTGCGATGGCGCAAAGAATTTCTTATGAGATCCCTATAggatttatcttcttttgtgtGGTGCTGTGCTCGGGTGTGTTTATGTTTCAAGAAATTAGGGTGTTCCAACAAaggtccttttttttcttttttcctttgtgCGTAGTTATAGTTGTCTGAATGCTGTGTATGCTAGCTGAAACTAATCGGGcgccatttgattttgtggaaGGAGAGTCGGAATTAGTGTCAGGATACAACGTGGAGTACAGCGGAGGGGGGTTTGCAGTTATATTTATTGCGGAGTACTCTAGTATTCTTCTCAGAAGGGTTATAAGGGCGGCGATATTTTTCGGGGGAAATGAAGCGTTGATCGGGGTCTTTATGATGGCTTTTGCGGTCTTCTTTGTGGTTATTCGTGCTTCTTTACCTCGTTTACGTTATGATAAGTTAATGAGTTTGTGTTGGACTGTTCTTCTATGTGTCATACTTATGGCTAGTGTGTGTGTAGTAGTTCTAGTTAGGGTGTATGTAAGATAATATAAACTAGTATAATTCATTTACACTGAATGTGTCAGATAAAGTCTGTCTTACTTATGGTTAAAAGGTTGGCAATTAGACTTATTGcattgattattataaaaaaccTAAATATGAGTGTCATTGGGTTAAGCGTTCTAACTATTCTAAGTATGGGCGCCACAAGAGTCGCGATAGGGGGGGTAGAGTTGAACGGGTTGTACACCACAGACTTTGTAATAGGGTTAATGGTTACACTAACTCTATTTGTAGCAATTCTTTCCTACCTAAGGAGGGTTAAGATCCACCGGAAAGcaagatttaatttaataattatcagAATCAGCCTAATTTTAGTGATAAGATTCAGGGTGAGGaggttctttctttttttttttttttttgaaagtgtgCTAGCCCCTCTGTTGTTATTAATTGTAGGCTGAGGCTATCAGCCAGAGCGTTTACAGGCAGGGGGGTATATAGTAATCTATACGGTGTTCGgatctctttttttcttatgggGGGTAAGAGAACTCTATATTAGAGGGTTGAGGAGGAGGATAAGTTCTGTGGTAAGGctagtaaaaaaaaggggaatgAGATTGTGATGGCTATACATTCTAGGGTTTCTTATCAAGCTACCAATATATCCATTTCACCTGTGACTACCTAAGGCTCACGTAGAGGCCCCAGTAGCCGGTTCGATGCTATTGGCCGGGGTGGTACTAAAATTAGGAGGGTACGGGCTGCTTCGATTTATAAtagttatacaaataaggcttaGAAGCGTTTTTTTTGTGCTGCTACTAGTGGTGAACTTGGCAGGAGGTGTCTACGCAGGATTAGCGTGTGTACGGCAAGTGGACCTAAAATGTTTGGTAGCATATTCCTCTGTAGCGCATATGAGGCTTGTGCTATTAGGAGTGCTTAGCAACACGGTATTAGGGGTAGTGGGGGCCATTATTATTATGATCGGGCATGGGTTGTGTTCATCAGGTTTGTTCAGGTATGTGAATGCTATCTATAAGATGAGGCACTCGCGTCTGCTAGTAATAAATAAAGGGGGCTTGTTAGTCTGCCCAAGTCTAGTCTTAATGTGTTTCCTGTTAAGATCAAGCAACATAGCAGCCCCTCCTAGTCTAAACTTATTTGGGGAAATCCTCGTTTTCGGCGTGGGAGGGTGAATAAGTGGAGTGTTCCTGCTTATCCTGGGTCTGATAAGCTTTATTAGGGCATGTTTTAGACTATACCTATATGGAAGTTGTTGTCACGGGAAGGGGGTGTCACACAGGGAGTCCTTAAACTTGAGAAGAGTTTGTGATGTTTTTGTTCTGGCGGCTCATTGGATACCGCTgaactttatgtttatgtttatacccTAAACAATGAATCGTAATCCTTATTCTCGTTACTATGTACCAGGTCCAAGTCCGTGGCCCTTTTTTGTGGCTATCTCGGCAAACGGAATAGCGGTAGGGTTAATTTTGTGACTGCATCGAACTCCCAGATTTCTATTAATAGGAATGAGGTTGGGGTGTATACTATTGAGAACTTTTAGATGATGGCGAGACTTAATTCGTGAGGGAGATATTGGGTTTCATACTCGCTTCGTAATCAAGAGATTTCGTGATGGAGTTGCCCTTTTTATTCTGTCTGAAGTAatgttcttcttttcttttttttggactTTCTTCCATAATGCCTTAAGACCCTCGTGTGAACTAGGGATGCGATGACCCCCTCCAGGGATCCGCACGCCAAACCCGTCGTCGACAAGGCTGTTCGAGACAGGTCTTTTAATTAGGAGGGGGTTATTCGTAACTCAAGCCCATAAGAGAATGCGTTTGAAGGATTATGATGTTGGGCCATTTATTGGCCTAGTGGTAACAATTTTATGTGGGACTGTGTTCTTCCTAGTGCAACTTCGAGAATACTACTGAAACTCATACACTATTGCAGATAGGGTGTATGGAAGAGTGTTTTATTTACTAACTGGGTTTCATGGAATGCACGTAGTTGTGGGGACTCTTTGACTAATGGTGAGGTTAGTCCGACTATGGCGTGGGGAGTTTTCCAGTCAACGGCACTTTGGTTTTGAGGCTTGCATTTGGTACTGACACTTcgtagatgtggtatgggtaGCATTATGATGTTTAGTATATGTGTGGTTTGGAGGATGGTTATACATGTGGTGGTTCAAAATATGAGACGGGGACGTCTATACGTTTAAGTACCCAGACGCAAAGCCTTCGTGGTATGCGTACATTCAAGAAGAGCATGCTCCGTCCTGATATAAGATTCCTGACcatttaaaaggttaaaaataggAGTCATACAGACTAGTTAAacagttttgatttgaaatcaaGTACCAAAGCGATTCCAAGCGCTTACTAGTCTGAGTAAAGTAGTCTAATTAAGGACAGAAGACCTATGATTTTCAAGTGTTATAAGTAACCTTTACTTGAAATGGTAAGCTTTGTGGTAAGACCTATAAAATTAGTGAGATTAGGGGTAATATTGATCGGGACAATTCTTAGGGTTAGAAGAGAAGAGATAGTAGGGGTGTGACTCGGTTTAGAGCTAAATCTGTATGGATTTCTTGTAATTATAAACCCTGATGGTCACTATAGTCCTGAGCcctgtgtaaaatattttgtggtaCAAAGAACGGGGTCAATTCTGATACTAGTGGGTTTTGTAACCTTGATAGAGCAGCACGTAGTGAGAGGGCTGGTGATAAGGGGGGCGGGTACAGTGTTAAAATCTGGCGTTTTCCCGCTACATTCGTGGGTCCCTTCAATTATTAAGAACAGCAGATGGTTAGCAAGAGGGTTAATATTAACTTGGCAAAAAGTCGCCCCCCTtgtctttttatcaataattatacCCTCTAAGGGGTTGTGAGTAGTAATTGTATTGATAGCTGGAATTGGGGCAGTAGGGGGCCTTAACCAGAATTCAGTACGAGTAATAAGCGCGTACTCGTCGTTTGTGCATACATCATGAATGCTGTTAGGGCTCACATGGTCAAGAGTAGTCTTTGTAGGGTATTTTGCAGTTTACTCGCTGTCGGTAGGGCTGTTTTTTTATGGGTgctcaataataaacaaaacaagaatgggCGGTCAGATTAGTAGAGCCGCGAGGGGTATAGGGTTACTGATACTGATGGGGATGCCTCCTTTCCTTGGCTTTCTAGCGAAAGTATTGGTGTTTCTAATGAGAGGAAGGGCTGTAATCGTGGCTTGTATTATAGGTTCAGTAATCAGGCTAAAATTCtacattgactttttttataggATAGTAATAAAAAGGTTAGTAGACAAAAACAAAGCAGAATTCAAGATTATGTGGAGGATAGTGATCGGGGCTAACCTAGCAGGGGGGGCATTGATCTTGGTGAGATTTATTTAGAAACTGCTTTTAGGCCAGGGGCGTTTTGATTTCGGCTCAAAAAGAGTGGGTAAAACCACAAAAGTATGataaaaaggtaatttaaaataaaatattttgtttcaaacataaCTATAGGTAGTTGTTACCTCCTTTTTGTAGAatggtactttaaaaaaaaggattggtTTGCATCTAATTATTAAGCCTAGGTTTTCATTCTTAAGTGAGGAAGTTAATTAACATAATAGGGCTGctaactttgttataaatggCTTGTACCATTTTTCCTTATAAAAAAGTAGTTTAATTTAAGAACGATAGGTTGTGGGGCTATTAGTGGTGTCAACCCTTTTTTAGCTagatatagtttaaaataaaatattggctTTGGGAGCTAAAGACACTTCCATAAGTTTTCTAGAAGAATGGTTATGGGGTTAAGAGTTGCGTTTGTctgcattgtgtcttttttgtttacgGGGTTATTTATGCTACTAAGGGAAAAGCGGGGTCTAGACCGAGAAAAGTGCAGTCCATATGAGTGTGGATTTGAGCCTATTGGAAGAGCTCGGAGGCCCTTTTCTATCCGATTCTTTCTAGTAGCAGTTTTGTTCGTCGTGTTTGATGTAGAGGTAGTGCTGTTAATACCTTTTGCCTACATGTTCTTTTACGGTAAGAGAGTGTTAGGGATTTTGTCCTCAAGGGGTTTCCTTCTTATCTTGTTTGGGGGTCTCTACCACGAATATCGTGAGGGGTCTTTGGAATGAGTAGGTTAATACTAGAAGTGGCATTTATGCGAAACGAATTTTGATGAGAGGTGATTGTAAGAGGCTTACTTTTGCTGTTGGAAGTGTATTGTGTGTACCTGTGGTTTTCACGTCGAGAGTGCTTCTTAAGGAAGTATGGGACCAATGAAAGTTCTCAAGGATCTAATAGAAGGTTTGAAAAGGCATATCTTACTATAGCgtatagggaaaaaaatattaagaggcTAAAATCTAGTGCGGCTCTAAGGGCTAATAAGGCTAGATGATTGGCTTCTAAGtaaggataaataaaatgataaaaatactaaaaaaggaAGAAGTAGGGGGTTATGGAGAAGTGGAGTCCTGGTGACGTCGATGGCTGTGATCAACAAATCACAAAGATATTGGAACCCTTTATCTGTATAGCGGAGTCTGAGGAGGGTTGTTTGGAGCAAGGTTGAGGTTAATGATCCGAATGCAACTGGGGCATCCTGGAGCAGTGTTCTTAAAAAGAGATTGATTCTATAATGTGGTGGTTACAACGCATgccttaataataattttttttgctgtgATACCTATCTTAATTGGAGCTTTCGGTAATTGGTTGATTCCTCTGCTAGTAGGAGGTAAAGATATAATTTACCCGCGAATAAACAACTTAAGTTATTGACTATCTCCTAATGCACTATATTTACTAATACTGTCCTTTAGAACGGATAAAGGAGTTGGTGCTGGATGAACTATTTACCCCCCTTTATCTGTGTACCCCTATCATAGGGGCCCTAGGATGGATGTTCTTATTGTGTCACTACATCTAGCTGGGCTCAGCTCTCTAGTGGGGGCTATTAACTTTGCTAGGACCAATAAAAATATGCCAGTGTTAGAAATGAAAGGAGAACGAGCGGAGCTTTATGTTTTAAGGATTAGAGTTACTGcagttcttttaattatttcaattccgGTTCTAGGAGGGGGCATCACAATAATCTTGTTTGACCGAAACTTTAACACAACTTTTTTCGATCCCGCAGGAGGGGGGGACCCCGTTTtgttccaacatttgttttgattttttgggcATCCGGAAGTGTATATTCTTATTCTACCTGCCTTTGGTGTGATATCAAAAGTAATTATGCATTGCTCTGGAAAAGAAGCGGTTTTTGGTCTAATTGGGATAGTATACGCAATAATCGGAATTGGAGGGTTAGGGTGTATGGTGTGGGCTCACCACATGTTTACCGTAGGTCTTAATGTTGATACTCGAGGCTATTTTTCTACCGCAACTATAGTAATCGCTGTTCCAACAGGGGTGAAAGTATTCAGATGACTGGCAACTATAGcaggaagaaaattcaaaataaagccTGCCGCCTACTGAAGTACTGGGTTTCTGTTTTTATTCACCGTGGGAGGGCTAACAGGGGTCTTACTGTCTAGGGCTTCTATGGATGTGTCTCTACACGACACATATTATGTGGTGGCTCATTTCCATTATGTGCTAAGAATAGGGGCGGTGTTTGAGGGTGTTCTGTGGTCTTAACCATTGGTTGCCAAATTTTGTTGGAGTATGCTTTAATAAGAAATGGAGGAAAGCCCAttttatagcaatattttttggggtaaataCTACCTTCTTTCCTCAGCATTTCTTAGGCCTAAGAGGAATGCCTCGACGGTATATAGACTACGCTGATATTTATGCTCACTGACATTGGGTGTCTTCTTATGGGTCCGCTGTGTCTTTTGGGTctctaatatattttaagttccTTCTATGAGAGGCTCTAGTAAGCCAGCGAGGGGTTGTATTTAGTGGGGGTTTATGTGGTGAAATAGACTGAGCAGGTACCCGAGACCTTTATCCAGGAAGGAAGCATGTTTATAGCCAATTGCCATTTGTGTGAACTAACCCTTATAACACgtgtatcacttatatttataagaaatcgcgtaatcaataatttaaagtcaTGTTAATAGATGTTTTTTCTAGATTTGATGCTCACAGCTATAACTTAATTTGGTTGTCTATGCCGTTATGGTTGCTGTCTTCTATAGTGCCAATAA comes from the Mytilus trossulus isolate FHL-02 unplaced genomic scaffold, PNRI_Mtr1.1.1.hap1 h1tg001306l__unscaffolded, whole genome shotgun sequence genome and includes:
- the LOC134704208 gene encoding LOW QUALITY PROTEIN: cytochrome c oxidase subunit 3-like (The sequence of the model RefSeq protein was modified relative to this genomic sequence to represent the inferred CDS: substituted 9 bases at 9 genomic stop codons), translated to MNRNPYSRYYVPGPSPWPFFVAISANGIAVGLILXLHRTPRFLLIGMRLGCILLRTFRXWRDLIREGDIGFHTRFVIKRFRDGVALFILSEVMFFFSFFWTFFHNALRPSCELGMRXPPPGIRTPNPSSTRLFETGLLIRRGLFVTQAHKRMRLKDYDVGPFIGLVVTILCGTVFFLVQLREYYXNSYTIADRVYGRVFYLLTGFHGMHVVVGTLXLMVRLVRLWRGEFSSQRHFGFEACIWYXHFVDVVWVALXCLVYVWFGGWLYMWWFKIXDGDVYTFKYPDAKPSWYAYIQEEHAPSXYKIPDHLKG